In one Moritella sp. 5 genomic region, the following are encoded:
- a CDS encoding M4 family metallopeptidase: MQHITKIYLLLCLSSVSFIAQAAESHRLNLKDAENIESHLNLASQLSLSGTQSSPHSFQLLPKTSSQTFTGQSKTKNADRTHNKYQQNFLGIPVWGYQIAVHRNAKSQIYALNGKQLKNIELDVKLSASALANTKPSEELQTTLIVKAKTKFGLSENTQVSNIEIKNYIHLNEQNTAILVWYVSFKLEDDQGNIAQPILLVDADTKFIIDSWNNLQHAAATGPGGNAKVGRYEYGTDYTALDVTQDGTNCLLENENVRTIDLQHGSTNSDTFAFTCSRNGYKEINGAYSPLNDAHGFGNAVFEMYKDWYGLAPLTFQLVMKVHYDNNYANAFWDGSSMTFGDGDSSIYPLVSLDIVAHEVSHGFTDQNSDLIYNGQSGGINESFSDMAGETAELFVRGSNDWLMGADITKDGGAFRFFEDPTLDGRSIGHADNYYDGIDVHHSSGVFNRAFYILSNTSGWGIKQAFSIMLDANRFYWTQSTDFVDGACGAINASADKGYDTFAVINAFTQVGVTCDNLPFRDQDNDGMSDYWEQSYGLDYTTPADASGDLDQDGLSNLDEYLADTNPTISDSDGDGLTDNEEVSIYGTDPNNTDTDGDQLPDQWEISIGFDPLDPNDAQLDSDSDGVINIDEYLLGTDPFDSNSAPEIVTNALFDFEDATIPNQLANVDNNWGLTSEIPSTDAYSLANKTIADTQTAELLWSALFSEGTFSFDYKIDSELDYDFFELYIDNQQVLQASGAEEWKNFNRTLSSGLHTLSFRYSKDGSVSQGADRAWLDNIAFYSTDLDSDNDGMTNSWETSNGLNPNDPSDANTDLDSDGLDNITEFQLGTLANNADSDNDQIPDGWEISYGLDPLNNLDASDDLDNDGFSNLSEFQAGTDPSDANQQPPSIKNVLFDFEDLQLPQGWISDVNANASWKVSRDEANNSNYSLTSQSIEHNQSSTIIWFGNFNEGVLSYDYKVESELNWDFLTVYLDDQAMTNISGAQNWLTHTVNISAGNHTIKWVYHKDSSVSTGQDRAWIDNVSFNSTIQDSDNDGMPDQWELDNRLDPNDPTDASLDPDQDGLTNLVEYQIDSDINNSDTDADGVPDSEDSSPRDSNVGEMQAPTFSAIADIQIEAEAILTNVSSLTLPPNTVSDNGRLPVQVNHNITANLAIGDHNIFWTATDHSGNTATATQILRIRDTIAPEFDLSPLYQVSSQGIFTDLTQQLNLQASDLVDGDINAQISTPSLLKSGLHLVNAQAVDQSNNTTTAQVTVAINPQVEIPAQIQTAIGNQVIVPVYLNGEAAQYPVKIDYTVAGLITPIQSQLSINHGMSGELIFNIPANHSGDSITVGLDSAVNAHIASGTSQISLISDNQAPNLSVNIKQAEQAVTLVQKSLGLAYLDVSVNDINSADQHAVSFDLPSEFEAALTQQNGNRIELHPATIPTGTYSVDITVSETNTAALLYNQLTVQVLVTNTLPALGLEDTDKDGINDKDEGYADTDGDGIVDYLDNNNNTTQLPLNSSNLPLFVKASSKLSLGDINLQSKGGAAKFADIHFNDIPVNTNSIHVDEQLLASVLINVRISKKPSGESAFIVVPTQPLPANSFLYLHTKLSGWSILNAGTHDNVSSAPLDLNGNCPEIMHESYVYGLNQGDECILIQIEDGGHYDIDKATNNSVSITAAVYPEIENNVPNVIVSAPSTASELTNIIIDASSTSDIDNDLLTYQWTLPDSIDIQLTNIAAGKIKLSLPEVSHDTNTVIELAVSDGHTVVRQALDLKITNTTLTLDDESSGGALSLWFLLTLASLLFFRQNENR, encoded by the coding sequence ATGCAGCATATCACCAAAATATACTTACTGCTTTGCTTGTCATCAGTGAGCTTTATTGCCCAAGCAGCTGAATCTCATCGGCTCAATTTAAAAGATGCAGAAAATATCGAAAGTCACCTTAATTTAGCGAGTCAACTTTCGCTCAGTGGCACTCAAAGCAGTCCCCACAGCTTTCAGCTATTACCAAAAACCTCCTCTCAAACGTTTACAGGCCAAAGCAAAACAAAAAATGCAGACAGAACTCACAATAAGTATCAACAAAATTTCTTAGGTATTCCTGTTTGGGGTTATCAAATAGCCGTTCATCGTAATGCTAAGAGTCAAATTTATGCATTAAATGGCAAACAATTAAAGAACATTGAATTAGATGTTAAGCTTTCGGCCTCTGCATTAGCAAACACTAAACCAAGTGAAGAGTTACAAACAACGCTCATCGTTAAAGCAAAAACAAAATTTGGTTTAAGTGAAAACACCCAAGTATCCAACATTGAAATTAAAAATTACATTCACTTAAATGAACAGAACACAGCAATACTGGTTTGGTATGTCTCATTTAAGCTTGAAGATGACCAAGGTAACATCGCACAACCTATCTTATTAGTGGATGCCGATACCAAATTTATTATCGATTCATGGAATAACCTACAACACGCAGCTGCAACGGGGCCAGGCGGTAACGCGAAAGTGGGTCGATATGAATACGGTACTGATTACACAGCACTAGATGTCACACAAGATGGTACCAATTGTTTACTCGAAAATGAAAACGTCCGAACCATTGATTTACAACACGGTTCAACTAACAGCGACACCTTTGCTTTTACTTGTTCACGTAATGGATATAAAGAAATAAATGGCGCATACTCCCCGCTTAACGATGCTCACGGATTTGGTAATGCAGTCTTTGAAATGTACAAAGACTGGTATGGCCTAGCACCTTTAACATTCCAATTAGTCATGAAAGTACATTACGATAATAACTATGCCAATGCCTTTTGGGATGGTTCGAGCATGACCTTTGGTGATGGTGATAGTAGTATTTATCCTTTGGTTTCTCTTGATATTGTCGCACATGAAGTCAGCCATGGCTTCACAGACCAAAATTCAGACTTAATTTATAATGGCCAGTCTGGCGGTATCAACGAATCGTTTTCTGACATGGCAGGTGAAACTGCAGAGTTATTTGTACGTGGCAGTAATGATTGGTTAATGGGTGCAGATATTACCAAAGATGGCGGCGCTTTCCGGTTTTTCGAAGACCCAACTCTTGATGGCAGGTCTATCGGTCATGCTGATAATTATTACGACGGTATCGATGTCCACCATAGTAGTGGCGTATTTAACCGTGCCTTTTATATTCTTTCAAACACATCTGGATGGGGTATTAAACAAGCATTCTCGATTATGCTTGATGCTAACCGTTTTTATTGGACTCAATCAACCGATTTTGTCGATGGCGCGTGTGGCGCAATCAATGCAAGCGCAGATAAAGGTTATGACACTTTTGCCGTTATCAATGCTTTTACACAAGTTGGCGTTACTTGTGATAACCTCCCTTTTCGTGATCAAGATAATGATGGCATGTCTGATTATTGGGAACAATCCTATGGTTTAGATTATACGACACCAGCTGACGCTTCAGGAGACCTGGATCAAGACGGTTTATCAAACTTAGATGAATACCTTGCAGATACCAATCCAACCATTTCAGACTCTGATGGCGATGGTTTAACAGATAATGAAGAAGTATCAATTTATGGTACAGATCCTAATAATACAGACACAGACGGTGACCAACTTCCCGACCAATGGGAAATTAGCATTGGATTCGACCCATTAGATCCTAACGATGCACAACTCGATTCAGATTCTGATGGCGTAATAAATATTGACGAGTACTTATTAGGTACAGACCCTTTCGATTCAAATTCTGCGCCTGAAATTGTCACAAACGCTCTCTTCGATTTTGAAGATGCAACAATACCAAACCAATTAGCTAATGTAGATAACAACTGGGGATTAACCAGCGAAATCCCGTCAACAGACGCGTATTCACTCGCGAATAAAACCATTGCAGATACCCAAACTGCTGAACTGCTCTGGAGTGCTTTATTTAGTGAAGGTACATTTTCGTTTGACTATAAAATAGATAGCGAACTCGACTATGATTTCTTTGAACTATATATCGATAATCAGCAGGTACTCCAAGCATCTGGAGCCGAAGAGTGGAAAAATTTCAACCGCACATTATCTTCTGGTCTGCATACGCTTAGTTTCCGTTATAGTAAAGATGGAAGTGTCTCACAAGGCGCAGATCGTGCTTGGCTAGATAATATAGCATTCTACTCGACTGATCTCGATAGTGATAATGATGGTATGACGAATTCATGGGAAACCAGTAATGGCCTTAATCCAAATGATCCAAGCGATGCTAATACTGATTTAGACAGCGATGGATTAGATAATATCACCGAATTTCAACTCGGGACTTTAGCCAACAACGCAGATAGTGATAACGATCAAATACCTGATGGCTGGGAAATATCGTATGGTTTAGACCCACTAAACAATCTTGATGCATCTGATGACTTAGATAATGATGGTTTTTCTAATCTTTCAGAATTTCAAGCAGGAACGGACCCAAGTGATGCAAATCAGCAGCCACCATCAATTAAAAATGTTTTATTCGATTTCGAAGACCTTCAATTACCACAAGGCTGGATTAGTGATGTCAATGCCAACGCAAGTTGGAAGGTCAGTCGTGATGAAGCAAACAATAGCAACTATTCATTAACGTCTCAAAGTATAGAGCATAATCAGAGTTCAACTATCATCTGGTTCGGGAATTTTAATGAGGGGGTTTTATCCTATGATTATAAAGTTGAGTCAGAATTAAACTGGGATTTTTTAACCGTTTATCTTGATGACCAAGCTATGACCAATATTTCAGGCGCTCAAAACTGGTTAACACACACGGTCAATATTTCAGCTGGCAATCACACCATTAAATGGGTTTACCATAAAGATAGCAGTGTATCTACCGGCCAAGACCGCGCTTGGATCGACAACGTCAGTTTTAATTCAACTATTCAAGATAGTGACAATGATGGCATGCCTGACCAGTGGGAATTAGACAACCGTCTGGATCCAAACGATCCAACCGATGCCTCACTTGACCCTGATCAGGATGGTCTTACTAATTTAGTAGAATATCAGATAGATTCTGACATCAACAACAGTGATACAGATGCTGACGGTGTGCCAGACAGTGAAGATAGCTCACCTCGCGATAGCAATGTAGGTGAGATGCAAGCGCCAACATTTAGCGCTATTGCTGATATTCAGATTGAAGCAGAAGCGATATTAACGAACGTTAGTTCCCTCACCTTACCGCCTAACACAGTCAGTGATAATGGCAGATTACCTGTTCAAGTGAACCACAATATAACGGCGAACCTCGCGATTGGTGATCATAACATTTTCTGGACTGCAACGGATCACTCAGGCAACACTGCAACAGCAACACAAATATTACGAATTAGAGATACTATTGCACCAGAATTTGATTTATCTCCACTCTATCAGGTCTCTAGCCAGGGTATATTTACAGATCTAACTCAGCAGTTAAACCTACAAGCAAGTGATCTTGTAGATGGTGATATTAATGCACAAATATCAACGCCTTCTCTATTAAAGTCGGGATTACACCTTGTTAACGCTCAGGCCGTAGATCAGTCAAATAATACGACGACGGCACAAGTTACTGTTGCCATCAATCCACAGGTTGAAATACCGGCTCAAATCCAAACTGCAATTGGTAATCAAGTCATCGTGCCCGTTTACCTCAATGGCGAGGCTGCGCAATATCCTGTGAAAATTGATTACACAGTCGCTGGGTTAATAACACCAATACAATCGCAGTTAAGCATTAACCATGGTATGTCTGGTGAGTTAATATTCAATATTCCAGCGAACCATTCCGGTGACAGTATCACTGTCGGTCTAGACAGTGCGGTAAATGCACACATCGCCAGTGGCACCAGTCAAATATCACTAATTAGCGATAATCAAGCACCAAACCTGAGCGTTAATATTAAGCAAGCGGAACAAGCGGTGACTTTAGTACAAAAAAGTCTTGGTTTAGCTTACCTTGATGTATCAGTCAATGATATCAATTCAGCTGACCAGCATGCAGTTTCATTCGACCTTCCGAGTGAATTCGAAGCAGCACTCACTCAGCAGAATGGTAACCGTATCGAATTGCACCCAGCGACGATCCCAACGGGAACTTACTCTGTCGATATAACCGTGTCAGAAACGAATACTGCGGCACTGTTATATAATCAGCTAACAGTCCAAGTCTTGGTCACAAATACGCTACCAGCGTTAGGACTAGAGGACACAGACAAGGATGGTATTAACGATAAAGATGAAGGTTATGCTGACACCGATGGTGATGGTATTGTTGACTACCTCGATAACAATAACAATACGACTCAGTTACCCTTAAATAGCAGTAACCTCCCCTTATTTGTTAAGGCTTCAAGTAAATTATCACTTGGCGATATTAACTTACAAAGTAAAGGTGGCGCTGCTAAGTTTGCAGATATTCATTTCAATGATATTCCGGTAAATACCAATTCAATTCATGTTGATGAGCAACTATTAGCAAGTGTGTTAATCAATGTGCGAATAAGTAAAAAACCGAGTGGTGAATCAGCGTTCATTGTTGTCCCGACACAGCCATTACCTGCCAATTCGTTCTTGTATTTACATACTAAATTATCTGGCTGGTCAATACTCAATGCAGGCACCCATGACAATGTATCTTCTGCGCCACTCGACCTCAACGGCAATTGCCCCGAGATAATGCATGAAAGCTATGTGTATGGCTTAAATCAAGGGGATGAATGTATATTAATCCAGATCGAAGACGGTGGTCATTATGATATAGATAAAGCCACGAATAATAGCGTCTCTATCACTGCGGCTGTTTATCCTGAAATAGAAAATAACGTACCAAACGTGATTGTATCAGCGCCGAGTACTGCATCTGAACTAACGAATATCATCATTGATGCGTCAAGTACTAGCGACATTGATAATGATCTACTGACTTACCAATGGACTTTACCTGACAGCATCGATATTCAGTTAACTAACATAGCCGCAGGTAAAATAAAGCTATCATTGCCCGAAGTAAGTCATGATACCAATACTGTTATAGAACTAGCAGTCAGCGACGGTCACACAGTTGTAAGACAAGCTCTTGATCTGAAGATCACGAATACGACGTTGACTCTTGATGATGAATCTTCAGGTGGTGCATTGTCGTTATGGTTCCTCTTAACGCTAGCTTCATTGTTATTCTTTCGTCAAAATGAAAATCGATAA
- a CDS encoding AMP-binding protein, translated as MEKAWLNSYPSDVPEFIDASQYDSILDIVEQSCKKHADSIAFLNMGATLTFRQLEEQSRAFASYLQHDLKMQPGDRCAIMMPNLLQYPIALFGILRAGLIAVNVNPLYTQRELQHQLADSGTKMIVAITNFGANLEKVLPQTSIKHVIMTSIGDQLPQPKRTLVNFTIKYVKKMIPDFHISNAISMRKVIATGRKRSYHRPACKPEDIAYLQYTGGTTGVAKGAMLTHRNIVANVLQVFGQFSPRTLMSNDHVVTPLPLYHIFANSVSLMFIMMIGGRNLLITNPRDMDGFIKELKNYPFTTFFGLNTLFNAMLKNEKFRALDFSSCRFTIAGGMSTQEDVAKEWQKVTGMPIIEGYGLTECSPVVCSGIHTQQEYTAGIGVPLPSTEMRVVNDDKQPQGVDEVGELQVRGPQVMAGYWKQEEATSQSIDSDGWFSTGDIARMDKDGAFFIVDRKKDMILVSGFNVYPAEIEEVLRLHPDIEEAAAVGIPHQITGEQIKVFICSTNKTLTSKDIQTFCRRYLTAYKIPRNIEFRDTLPKSAVGKILKRELITASK; from the coding sequence ATGGAAAAAGCTTGGCTAAACAGCTACCCTAGCGATGTACCAGAGTTCATCGATGCATCACAATATGACAGTATTTTAGATATCGTAGAGCAGAGCTGTAAAAAACATGCAGATTCAATCGCCTTTTTGAACATGGGTGCAACACTGACTTTTCGTCAACTTGAAGAACAAAGTCGAGCTTTTGCTTCCTATCTACAACATGATCTTAAGATGCAGCCTGGTGACCGATGCGCAATAATGATGCCAAACCTACTGCAGTACCCTATTGCACTTTTTGGTATTCTTCGAGCCGGACTAATTGCGGTTAACGTCAACCCCCTTTATACCCAACGAGAATTACAGCATCAATTGGCGGATTCAGGCACAAAAATGATTGTTGCTATTACCAATTTTGGCGCTAATCTAGAAAAGGTATTACCGCAAACTAGTATCAAGCATGTGATCATGACCAGTATAGGCGATCAACTACCACAACCGAAACGTACCTTGGTTAACTTCACGATTAAGTACGTTAAAAAAATGATCCCCGACTTTCACATTTCCAATGCAATTTCAATGCGTAAAGTCATAGCCACTGGACGTAAACGTTCTTATCACCGCCCCGCATGTAAGCCTGAAGATATTGCATATCTACAATATACAGGTGGTACAACAGGCGTAGCAAAAGGTGCAATGTTAACGCATCGCAATATTGTCGCTAACGTATTACAAGTTTTTGGTCAATTCTCTCCGCGTACACTTATGTCTAATGATCATGTTGTTACTCCCCTACCGCTTTACCATATCTTTGCTAACTCTGTAAGCTTGATGTTTATAATGATGATCGGGGGGCGTAATTTATTAATTACTAACCCTCGAGATATGGACGGTTTTATCAAAGAACTAAAAAACTATCCTTTTACTACCTTTTTCGGCTTGAATACTCTGTTCAACGCGATGTTAAAGAATGAAAAATTCCGCGCATTAGATTTCAGCAGCTGTCGCTTTACCATCGCAGGTGGCATGTCAACCCAGGAAGATGTTGCAAAAGAATGGCAAAAAGTCACAGGGATGCCAATCATCGAAGGTTATGGTCTAACAGAATGTTCACCTGTGGTTTGTAGTGGTATACACACTCAGCAAGAATATACCGCGGGTATTGGCGTCCCATTACCATCAACAGAAATGCGTGTCGTGAATGATGATAAGCAGCCACAGGGAGTCGATGAAGTTGGCGAACTGCAAGTTCGAGGGCCTCAAGTTATGGCTGGATATTGGAAGCAAGAAGAAGCAACATCTCAATCAATTGATAGTGACGGTTGGTTTTCGACTGGCGATATAGCACGTATGGATAAAGACGGGGCTTTTTTTATTGTAGATCGTAAAAAAGACATGATTTTGGTTTCTGGCTTCAATGTTTATCCTGCTGAAATTGAAGAAGTACTTCGATTACATCCTGATATTGAAGAAGCGGCAGCGGTTGGCATCCCTCACCAAATCACTGGCGAGCAGATTAAAGTATTTATATGCAGTACCAATAAAACACTGACGAGCAAAGACATACAAACATTCTGCCGCCGTTATTTAACCGCTTATAAAATACCACGTAATATTGAGTTTCGCGATACACTACCAAAAAGTGCCGTAGGTAAAATACTTAAGCGCGAGCTTATCACGGCGTCAAAATAA
- a CDS encoding alkaline phosphatase: MIKNSVLMLAISSVFLSACNNYPVSTVNTPEPTKVKNLILMIGDGMGPQQVGLLEEYAQRAPLSIYNDKGNKTALSKFADAGQVGLSLSAPYGNNGSLVVDSACSATQLATGVASGSEMIGLDSQGNVVETILEKAKAQGKATGLVSDTRITHATPAAFAAHQPHRSYEAKIAEQLIESGSVDVMLSGGARVFLPADIKTNQASRKEMADLGVPDNIYKKSKRKDQRNLLLEAKEQYGYNLAFDKEQLTAAEGTKLLGLFANSGMADGIAYTACKQDNSCTEPSLRDMTMKALDILSKDEDGFFLMIEGGQIDWAGHVNDAGWMLHELIKFDEAVAAVYDWVKDRNDTLVIVTADHETGSFGFSYSRNDLPEAQHLTGNGMQGKEYKPNFNFGALSQLDKLYAQSGTFYTMMNKVNADWNFKNSTGQQWADAINSYSVFKVTPEQATPVTLREENEYHVAGHKYLSAKEFPKVNDFKEFYVYGDELHANLIGRVLGAAQNVVWGTGTHTAAPVPVYAFGPESITRQFSTMQHHVELSQKMADALL; the protein is encoded by the coding sequence ATGATTAAAAATAGTGTACTAATGCTTGCGATTTCAAGCGTATTTCTTAGTGCTTGTAACAACTATCCAGTTTCTACTGTTAATACTCCAGAACCAACCAAAGTTAAAAATCTAATCTTGATGATTGGTGATGGTATGGGACCCCAACAGGTGGGTCTGTTAGAGGAATATGCGCAGCGTGCCCCGCTTTCTATTTATAATGATAAAGGTAATAAAACAGCATTATCTAAGTTTGCCGATGCAGGTCAAGTAGGACTATCGTTAAGCGCACCTTATGGCAATAACGGTAGTCTGGTTGTCGATTCAGCCTGTTCTGCGACACAACTCGCGACAGGCGTAGCATCAGGGTCTGAAATGATTGGTCTAGATAGCCAAGGGAATGTGGTCGAGACAATACTAGAGAAAGCCAAAGCACAAGGTAAAGCAACGGGCTTGGTATCAGACACACGTATTACTCATGCAACACCAGCAGCATTCGCAGCTCATCAACCACACCGCTCTTATGAAGCTAAAATCGCAGAACAGCTAATCGAATCAGGTAGTGTTGATGTGATGCTATCAGGCGGTGCACGGGTATTCCTGCCAGCAGATATTAAAACCAATCAAGCTAGCCGAAAAGAAATGGCCGATTTAGGTGTGCCTGACAACATTTACAAAAAATCGAAACGTAAAGACCAACGTAATTTATTATTAGAAGCCAAAGAGCAATACGGCTATAACCTTGCTTTTGATAAAGAACAACTCACCGCAGCTGAAGGCACTAAATTGCTAGGCTTATTCGCTAACTCAGGCATGGCAGACGGTATTGCGTATACCGCATGTAAGCAAGACAACAGCTGTACAGAACCATCATTACGCGACATGACCATGAAAGCATTGGACATATTATCTAAAGATGAAGATGGTTTCTTCCTTATGATTGAGGGCGGTCAAATAGACTGGGCAGGCCATGTTAACGATGCGGGCTGGATGCTGCATGAATTAATAAAATTTGATGAAGCTGTAGCTGCAGTTTATGACTGGGTCAAAGATCGTAACGACACCCTCGTTATTGTCACCGCCGATCATGAAACTGGTAGTTTCGGATTCAGTTATTCTCGTAATGACTTACCTGAAGCACAGCACTTAACCGGTAATGGCATGCAAGGCAAAGAATACAAACCGAACTTTAACTTTGGTGCACTTTCACAACTTGATAAGCTATATGCTCAAAGCGGCACTTTCTACACCATGATGAATAAAGTCAATGCTGATTGGAACTTCAAAAATAGTACAGGACAACAATGGGCTGATGCAATAAACAGTTACAGTGTATTCAAAGTAACACCTGAGCAAGCGACACCAGTTACATTACGTGAAGAGAATGAGTATCACGTTGCTGGCCATAAATACCTAAGTGCGAAGGAATTCCCGAAAGTAAATGACTTTAAAGAATTCTACGTATACGGTGATGAGCTCCACGCTAACTTAATTGGTCGTGTATTAGGCGCGGCTCAAAATGTAGTTTGGGGGACAGGCACACACACTGCAGCACCAGTACCTGTCTATGCATTTGGACCTGAGAGTATTACTAGACAATTTTCAACCATGCAACATCATGTTGAATTAAGTCAGAAAATGGCTGATGCATTACTATAA
- a CDS encoding GGDEF domain-containing protein: protein MKKKLTYQELEEQVVKLESKFENLQQQLDLANQITSESLRSKRLLQTLVDTIPSPLFYKNTDGVYQQCNDAFAQTILGIDKDKIINKSLFDLSEYIPRELAEIFHAKDLLLLNNPGQQVYEASVKCADGSIRIFTFYKASVLDEQQQILGVVGVMLDVTELKNKKRELLENNRRLEMCSLTDPLTGLYNRRKFNDVFPESLRVAKRHHRLLNFAIIDIDNFKKFNDNYGHVAGDNALVTISNLLHNKLLRADDYIFRLGGEEFGLLFYADDEIAASQFVNDIRLAVQGLGIQHKENNGYSCVTISLGMVTIKYTDKDMLTLYEMADKLLYKVKNSGKNQILAKLV from the coding sequence ATGAAAAAAAAATTAACTTACCAAGAATTAGAAGAACAAGTTGTCAAACTAGAAAGTAAATTTGAAAATTTACAGCAACAACTTGATCTCGCTAATCAAATAACAAGTGAATCTTTAAGGTCGAAGAGGTTATTACAGACTTTAGTCGATACTATTCCCAGCCCACTTTTTTATAAAAATACCGACGGTGTATATCAACAGTGTAATGATGCTTTTGCTCAGACTATTTTAGGTATTGATAAAGACAAAATTATAAACAAGTCATTATTTGATTTAAGTGAATATATTCCTCGTGAATTAGCTGAAATTTTTCACGCTAAAGATTTATTATTACTTAACAATCCGGGTCAGCAAGTTTATGAAGCCTCGGTGAAATGTGCCGATGGATCTATTCGCATATTCACTTTTTATAAAGCATCGGTACTCGATGAACAACAACAGATCCTAGGGGTTGTTGGCGTAATGCTTGATGTGACTGAACTGAAGAATAAAAAGCGTGAGTTACTAGAAAATAACCGTCGTTTAGAAATGTGTTCACTCACAGATCCATTGACTGGACTGTACAATCGTCGTAAGTTCAACGATGTGTTTCCAGAGAGCTTACGCGTGGCTAAACGCCACCATCGTTTATTAAACTTCGCTATTATCGATATAGATAACTTCAAAAAATTCAATGATAACTATGGGCATGTAGCCGGTGATAATGCCTTGGTTACTATTTCTAATTTGCTACATAATAAGTTATTACGCGCTGATGATTATATATTCCGCTTAGGTGGTGAAGAATTTGGCTTGTTATTTTATGCCGATGATGAAATAGCCGCATCGCAATTTGTGAACGATATTCGTTTAGCTGTGCAGGGTTTAGGGATCCAGCATAAGGAGAATAATGGTTATTCATGTGTAACAATATCATTAGGCATGGTGACGATTAAATACACTGATAAAGATATGTTAACTTTGTATGAAATGGCAGATAAATTGTTGTACAAAGTGAAAAATTCAGGGAAAAACCAGATATTAGCCAAACTCGTTTAA